Proteins found in one Caldilineales bacterium genomic segment:
- a CDS encoding ABC transporter ATP-binding protein, with translation MIEVTDVTKTYLMGEVQVQALRGVSLTVQPGEMMAIMGPSGSGKSTLMNILGALDTPTDGTYRLDGQDVGKLNGDRLADIRNRKIGFVFQSFNLLPRTTALANVELPLIYSGLSDGRQRCLEALELVGLGDRLQHKPNELSGGQQQRVAIARALVNHPHIILADEPTGNLDSRSGAEVMRIFQELNEKQGITIIFVTHEPEIAEHTRRIIRIQDGLIVADSPVRHPRRAGERAYSRSNGDLTSPDRSGPAASTQES, from the coding sequence GTGATCGAAGTCACCGATGTCACCAAAACCTACCTCATGGGCGAGGTGCAGGTTCAGGCTTTGCGCGGCGTCTCGCTCACCGTCCAGCCGGGCGAGATGATGGCGATCATGGGGCCTTCGGGTTCCGGCAAATCGACGTTGATGAACATCCTGGGCGCGTTGGACACGCCCACCGACGGAACCTACCGGCTGGATGGCCAGGATGTGGGCAAACTGAACGGCGACCGCCTGGCCGACATTCGCAATCGCAAGATCGGCTTCGTCTTTCAGAGCTTCAACCTCTTGCCGCGCACTACCGCCCTGGCCAATGTTGAGTTGCCGCTGATCTACTCTGGCCTGAGCGACGGGCGCCAGCGTTGCCTGGAGGCGCTGGAGTTGGTGGGCCTGGGCGACCGGCTCCAGCACAAGCCCAACGAGCTATCGGGCGGCCAGCAACAGCGGGTGGCCATCGCCCGGGCGTTGGTGAATCACCCCCACATCATCTTGGCCGACGAACCCACCGGCAACCTCGACTCGAGATCCGGGGCCGAAGTGATGCGCATCTTCCAGGAATTGAACGAAAAGCAGGGCATCACCATCATCTTCGTCACCCACGAGCCTGAAATCGCCGAACACACCCGCCGCATCATCCGCATCCAGGATGGTCTCATCGTCGCCGATAGCCCGGTGCGCCACCCGCGCCGGGCTGGCGAACGCGCCTACAGCCGCAGCAACGGCGATCTGACATCGCCAGACCGCTCCGGCCCCGCTGCCAGCACGCAGGAGTCCTAA
- a CDS encoding efflux RND transporter periplasmic adaptor subunit, which yields MKTITRVLAVILVLAVVAVVGYRLWQQRSGSTTTAQTETFTQVVPVQEGDLQASIDVVGELYAPQNQEMRFERLAGAAYLTAVETEAGHVVRAGQPLATIDATSYQQALDQARSELQEAEQKLSDLQTPATDLEKAQADLKIAQAEVALQQARQNLDDLRNPDLADLRATVGDAQLKLAQAQESLTAAQPDQSAQDRLATLQDKEAEQYAVYKRLAAETYSDTFYQDRLRLAHNAFLTAQDSRITSELQQQVSLLRAQMQVRQAEATLASAQEALADALAGASALDLALAEHAVAQAQADLTAAQEARAELETGADAVKLAAAQADLDKKRLAVSEAEADLTAATLLAPFDGTVLEVNAEAGDRIIAASTILTLANLDQLQVVASVDETTIRQVQQGQQAIVSFDAFPGRSFHGQVLSVPLQGSLQGGVMVYEVPLSLDDAGDLPLLVGMTANVSIETGRVENALLVPTLALQTVNGMYQVLVANPADPDGQPVATPVEVGLSNGTYTQIVKGLVAGDQIVYQLANSQSNQPGFGAIRAFEGGGPPPGGARPPD from the coding sequence ATGAAGACGATCACGCGCGTCCTCGCGGTTATCCTGGTTCTGGCGGTCGTGGCGGTGGTGGGTTACCGGCTGTGGCAGCAGCGATCTGGCTCGACCACCACCGCCCAAACCGAGACCTTCACCCAGGTTGTGCCGGTGCAGGAAGGCGATCTCCAGGCATCGATCGACGTCGTCGGTGAGTTGTACGCGCCACAGAACCAGGAGATGCGCTTCGAGCGGCTGGCCGGGGCCGCCTATCTGACCGCGGTGGAAACGGAGGCCGGGCACGTCGTCCGGGCCGGGCAGCCATTGGCGACCATCGACGCCACCTCCTATCAACAGGCGCTGGATCAGGCGCGTAGCGAATTGCAGGAGGCGGAGCAAAAACTGAGCGACCTGCAAACGCCGGCCACCGATCTGGAGAAGGCGCAGGCCGACCTCAAGATCGCCCAGGCTGAGGTCGCCCTGCAACAAGCCCGGCAGAACCTTGACGACTTGCGCAACCCCGACCTGGCCGATCTGCGCGCTACGGTCGGCGATGCCCAACTCAAGCTGGCCCAGGCGCAGGAGAGCCTGACTGCCGCCCAACCCGACCAGAGCGCCCAAGACCGGCTGGCCACCCTACAAGACAAAGAGGCGGAACAATACGCCGTCTACAAGCGCCTGGCCGCCGAAACCTATTCGGATACTTTCTATCAGGATCGCCTGCGGCTGGCCCACAATGCCTTTTTGACGGCGCAGGATAGCCGCATCACCTCCGAGTTGCAGCAGCAAGTCAGCCTCCTGCGCGCCCAAATGCAGGTTCGCCAGGCCGAGGCGACGCTGGCGTCGGCCCAGGAAGCGTTGGCCGACGCCCTGGCCGGCGCCAGCGCCCTTGATCTGGCGCTGGCCGAACACGCCGTCGCCCAGGCGCAGGCCGATCTGACCGCTGCCCAGGAGGCGCGGGCGGAGTTGGAGACAGGGGCCGACGCGGTCAAACTGGCCGCCGCCCAGGCCGACCTGGACAAGAAACGCCTCGCCGTCAGCGAGGCCGAGGCCGACCTGACCGCCGCCACCCTCCTCGCCCCCTTCGACGGCACCGTGCTCGAAGTCAACGCCGAAGCCGGCGACCGCATCATCGCCGCCTCCACCATCCTCACCCTCGCCAACCTCGACCAACTCCAGGTGGTCGCCTCGGTCGATGAGACTACCATCCGCCAGGTGCAGCAAGGCCAGCAGGCCATCGTCAGCTTCGACGCCTTCCCCGGCCGCTCGTTTCACGGCCAGGTGCTCTCGGTGCCGTTGCAGGGCAGTCTGCAAGGGGGCGTCATGGTCTACGAGGTTCCGCTCTCGCTCGACGATGCCGGCGACCTGCCGCTGCTGGTGGGGATGACGGCCAATGTCAGCATCGAGACGGGGCGGGTGGAGAACGCCCTGCTGGTTCCCACCCTGGCGTTGCAGACGGTGAACGGGATGTATCAGGTGCTGGTCGCCAATCCTGCCGACCCGGACGGTCAGCCAGTGGCGACGCCGGTGGAGGTGGGTCTCAGCAACGGCACGTACACCCAGATCGTCAAGGGCCTCGTCGCTGGCGATCAGATCGTTTATCAACTCGCCAACAGCCAGTCGAATCAGCCTGGCTTCGGCGCCATCCGGGCTTTCGAGGGCGGTGGCCCGCCGCCCGGTGGCGCTCGACCGCCTGACTGA
- a CDS encoding efflux RND transporter periplasmic adaptor subunit, with translation MKSHSVRYLMAGVVVLAVAAGAFWLYRTRTTAATAAAATSTTFTQTVAVQQGNLDASLDVVGQLEAVQQQDLSFDRLKSAATLLSLAVQAGNTVRAGQALAAIDASSYEQALDQAKSALQEAEDTLTDLQAAATASEIAQADLAVARAGLDVQEAESNLAELEAGKDLTDLQQAVQTAQDNLDVAKLQQALAEHDSLAASERDLQYAVDYHQRLIAELQALAAAGKANAEQTAKIDSEQETLVEAQAQLAQVRAERQLALQAAAAQVKTAEAGLTEAQQALAEGRAGATDLDLAKARLAVQQAKVSLQSAQEARAELETGADAVKLAAAQADLDKKRLAVSEAEADLTAATLLAPFDGTVLEVNAEAGDRIIAASTILTLANLDQLQVVASVDETTIRQVQQGQQAIVSFDAFPGRSFHGQVLSVPLQGSLQGGVMVYEVPLSLDDAGDLPLLVGMTANVSIETGRVENALLVPTLALQTVNGMYQVLVANPADPDGQPVATPVEVGLSNGTYTQIVKGLVAGDQIVYQLANSQSGSFFRNFGGAGAVRFLAGPR, from the coding sequence ATGAAATCACATTCCGTTCGCTATCTCATGGCCGGCGTCGTGGTTCTTGCCGTCGCTGCCGGAGCTTTCTGGCTCTATCGCACACGGACGACCGCCGCCACCGCTGCCGCCGCCACCAGCACCACTTTCACCCAAACGGTGGCTGTGCAGCAGGGCAACCTCGACGCCAGCCTCGACGTGGTAGGACAGCTCGAGGCCGTGCAACAGCAGGATCTGTCTTTCGACCGTCTGAAGAGCGCGGCCACGCTGCTGAGCCTGGCGGTGCAGGCCGGGAACACCGTGCGCGCCGGGCAGGCGTTGGCTGCCATCGATGCCTCATCCTATGAACAGGCGCTGGATCAGGCAAAAAGCGCCTTGCAGGAGGCTGAAGACACACTGACCGACCTGCAAGCTGCGGCGACAGCCTCGGAAATTGCTCAGGCTGATCTGGCAGTCGCCCGGGCCGGGCTGGATGTGCAAGAGGCCGAGTCCAATCTGGCGGAATTGGAGGCAGGCAAAGACCTGACCGACCTGCAACAGGCCGTGCAAACCGCGCAGGACAACCTGGATGTGGCGAAATTGCAGCAAGCTCTGGCCGAACACGACAGCCTGGCCGCCAGCGAACGCGATCTGCAATACGCGGTCGATTATCATCAGCGCCTGATTGCCGAATTGCAGGCGCTGGCAGCAGCAGGCAAGGCCAACGCTGAGCAGACGGCCAAGATCGATAGCGAGCAAGAGACGCTGGTCGAAGCCCAGGCGCAACTGGCGCAGGTGCGCGCCGAACGACAGCTGGCCCTGCAAGCTGCCGCGGCGCAAGTGAAGACCGCCGAGGCCGGGTTGACCGAGGCGCAACAGGCATTGGCCGAAGGCCGGGCAGGCGCCACCGATCTCGATCTGGCCAAGGCCAGGCTGGCCGTGCAGCAGGCAAAGGTCTCGTTACAGTCGGCTCAGGAGGCGCGGGCGGAGTTGGAGACAGGGGCCGACGCGGTCAAGCTGGCCGCCGCCCAGGCCGACCTGGACAAGAAACGCCTCGCCGTCAGCGAGGCCGAGGCCGACCTGACCGCCGCCACCCTCCTCGCCCCCTTCGACGGCACCGTGCTCGAAGTCAACGCCGAAGCCGGCGACCGCATCATCGCCGCCTCCACCATCCTCACCCTCGCCAACCTCGACCAACTCCAGGTGGTCGCCTCGGTCGATGAGACTACCATCCGCCAGGTGCAGCAAGGCCAGCAGGCCATCGTCAGCTTCGACGCCTTCCCCGGCCGCTCGTTTCACGGCCAGGTGCTCTCGGTGCCGTTGCAGGGCAGTCTGCAAGGGGGCGTCATGGTCTACGAGGTTCCGCTCTCGCTCGACGATGCCGGCGACCTGCCGCTGCTGGTGGGGATGACGGCCAATGTCAGCATCGAGACGGGGCGGGTGGAGAACGCCCTGCTGGTTCCCACCCTGGCGTTGCAGACGGTGAACGGGATGTATCAGGTGCTGGTCGCCAATCCTGCCGACCCGGACGGCCAGCCGGTGGCGACGCCGGTGGAGGTGGGCCTCAGCAACGGCACGTACACCCAGATCGTCAAGGGCCTCGTCGCTGGCGATCAGATCGTTTATCAACTCGCCAACAGCCAGTCCGGTTCCTTCTTCCGCAACTTCGGTGGCGCCGGCGCGGTCAGGTTCCTGGCCGGGCCGCGCTAG
- a CDS encoding ABC transporter permease: MRKLLMVLRVALRAVAAHKMRSFLTMLGVVIGVAAVIALVAVGKGAQAQVVSQFESLGSNLLVVTTGANFGFGPGGLRETTKSLTNAEVDAIHALATAVKLMAPQYNANATATHGGKTTNLNVNGVTADYAEVRNYRVANGRFISQQDDATLASVVILGQTVVEDLFGSTLVNPVGQTVRINRQNYEVIGVLESKGQSGFNNQDNVILMPLRTAQLKLGGAGNQDISQINLQVRSAEEMDLAQAQVTAIVRTLHGLSGSQEDDFTVQNQADILSTVAETTGTFTTLLGSIAAISLLVGGIGIMNIMLVSVTERTREIGLRKAVGAKQRDILIQFLTEAVLLSVVGGALGVALGIGGAQVITPLLGSSQALVTADSVMLALVVSLGIGIFFGLYPANRAAGLNPIDALRYE, encoded by the coding sequence ATGCGCAAATTGCTCATGGTCTTGCGGGTGGCGCTGCGTGCGGTTGCCGCTCACAAAATGCGGTCGTTTCTGACCATGTTGGGCGTGGTCATCGGCGTCGCCGCCGTGATTGCCCTTGTGGCCGTCGGCAAAGGGGCGCAGGCCCAGGTGGTCAGCCAGTTCGAATCCCTCGGCTCGAACCTGCTGGTGGTCACGACTGGCGCCAACTTTGGCTTTGGCCCCGGCGGTCTGCGCGAGACGACGAAGAGCCTGACGAATGCAGAAGTGGACGCTATCCACGCCCTGGCGACGGCCGTCAAGCTGATGGCCCCCCAATACAATGCCAATGCCACGGCCACGCACGGCGGCAAGACGACCAACCTGAATGTGAACGGCGTCACCGCCGACTATGCCGAGGTGCGCAACTACCGGGTAGCCAACGGCCGCTTCATCAGCCAGCAGGACGATGCCACGCTGGCGTCGGTGGTCATCCTGGGACAGACGGTGGTCGAAGACCTCTTCGGCAGCACGTTGGTCAATCCCGTGGGGCAGACGGTGCGAATCAACCGCCAGAATTATGAGGTCATCGGCGTCCTGGAGAGCAAGGGACAGAGCGGCTTCAACAATCAGGACAATGTCATCCTGATGCCATTGCGCACGGCGCAACTGAAATTGGGCGGGGCCGGCAACCAGGACATCAGCCAGATCAATTTGCAGGTGCGTTCGGCTGAAGAGATGGACCTGGCGCAGGCGCAGGTGACGGCCATCGTGCGCACCCTACACGGGCTGAGCGGCAGCCAAGAGGACGATTTCACGGTGCAAAACCAGGCCGACATCCTCAGTACAGTCGCAGAGACGACCGGCACCTTCACCACGCTGCTCGGCAGCATTGCCGCCATCTCGCTGCTGGTGGGTGGGATCGGGATCATGAATATCATGTTGGTGAGCGTCACCGAACGCACGCGCGAGATCGGTCTGCGCAAGGCCGTGGGCGCCAAACAGCGCGACATCCTCATCCAATTCCTGACTGAGGCCGTGCTGCTGAGCGTGGTCGGCGGGGCGCTGGGCGTGGCCCTGGGCATCGGCGGCGCCCAGGTGATCACCCCCCTGCTGGGCAGCAGCCAGGCGCTGGTGACCGCCGACAGTGTGATGCTGGCGCTGGTGGTGTCGCTGGGCATCGGCATCTTCTTCGGCCTCTACCCTGCCAACCGCGCCGCCGGCTTGAACCCAATCGACGCGCTGCGCTACGAATGA
- a CDS encoding metal-dependent transcriptional regulator has translation MHSPAVEDYLKTIFEIEREQGKVATTVLSERLGVAPASVTGMVKKLAEMNLVEHERYQGVTLTPAGRKIALEVIRHHRLVELYLAEALGVPWDRVHDEAEKWEHILSEDLEDRIDALLGHPTTDPHGAPIPTRDGQMARTSPDRLLDLLPGQAAIIDEVSDHDPDLLRRLGDLGLFPATAVTITGRDAAGLTLLAGETERLVSNEMAGYIFVRRR, from the coding sequence ATGCACTCCCCCGCCGTCGAAGACTACCTGAAAACCATATTCGAGATCGAACGCGAGCAGGGCAAGGTCGCGACCACGGTCTTGTCCGAGCGGTTGGGCGTGGCCCCGGCCTCTGTCACCGGCATGGTCAAGAAGCTGGCCGAGATGAACCTGGTCGAGCATGAACGCTACCAGGGCGTGACCCTCACCCCGGCCGGTCGCAAGATCGCCCTCGAGGTCATCCGCCATCACCGGCTGGTCGAACTGTATCTGGCCGAGGCCCTGGGGGTGCCGTGGGACAGGGTGCACGACGAGGCCGAAAAGTGGGAGCACATCCTCTCCGAAGACCTGGAAGACCGCATCGACGCTCTGTTGGGCCACCCCACCACCGACCCGCACGGCGCCCCCATCCCCACCCGCGACGGCCAGATGGCCCGCACCTCTCCCGACCGGCTGCTGGATCTGCTCCCCGGCCAGGCGGCCATCATCGACGAAGTCAGCGACCACGACCCCGACCTGCTGCGACGGCTGGGCGATCTGGGTCTGTTCCCGGCCACAGCCGTCACCATCACCGGCCGCGACGCTGCCGGCCTGACTTTACTCGCTGGAGAAACAGAACGCCTCGTGAGCAACGAGATGGCCGGGTACATCTTCGTGCGCCGGCGATAG